The Candidatus Deferrimicrobiaceae bacterium genome includes the window CGGGGATGCGCCGTACCGGGCCATCGCGAGGGAAGCGTTTACGCCCCGGTCCGTAATCGAACTTTCCAAAGGGATCCTTTTCGGGTGACGTAGGAATGTTCCAAGAGCAAAAACCCTGGTTGAAGAAGCGATGGCCGGCACTGGTCATCGGGGGAATTGCCCTCCTGGCTCTCCTGTTTTCCCTTCTGGGAGAGGTGGGGGTCGTCAGCACCCTCAACCTCTACGCCAAGCAGAAGCAACTTGCGGTCGAGAACAACAGGCTGCGCGAGGAGAACGAGCAGCTCCGTCAGGAGGTGGAGAAACTACGGTCGAATGCCTCGTACATCGAGGAGATCGCACGCCGTGAGCTCGGGCTCCTGGGGAAGAAGGAGATCGTAATCCCCCTGGACCGGAAAGAGGATGCCCCTTCCCTTCCCGCTCCCCGCAGCAAAAAGAGCCCCCCTTAGCGCAGTGTCTGGCAAATAGGCTGACGCACCGATCCGCCGCCGGGATAGCCCGGGACAGACGGCCATTCCGCGCACGGGCTCGCGGGGGGCTTCCTCTCCGCTACGCTCGCGACCTTGCGCCCGCTCGCTGCCGATTCCGCTCGACGCAATATTTGCCTCGCTCCATAGGCCGCTGCGAGGAACCCCCCGCTACGCCCTGTGCGCGCAGACGGTCTCGGTATCCTTGTATTTACAAGACGCTGCCCTAACGACATCCCGCCCGCTTCCGCGCTTTTCCTTTCCCGGCTTTCCCGCTCCTATCGTCACCGTACCCCGGGAAGAGGGAGATCTTGCCGGGGGATCCGTATATTCGTGGCTGTTTATTGACAGGCGTTTCTTCTTATGATAAGCAAGTGGCAAACCTGACACCTTGGGGAGGTTTCACCCATGAAGCGCACCGGGAAGGTGAAGTGGTTCAACGAGACGAAGGGGTACGGGTTTATCGAGCAAGACGGAGATAAGGACGTATTCGTGCACTACACGGCGATCCGGATGGACGGGTACCGGACGCTCAAGGAGGGGCAATCGGTCGTTTA containing:
- a CDS encoding septum formation initiator family protein, producing MKKRWPALVIGGIALLALLFSLLGEVGVVSTLNLYAKQKQLAVENNRLREENEQLRQEVEKLRSNASYIEEIARRELGLLGKKEIVIPLDRKEDAPSLPAPRSKKSPP